In Blastopirellula sp. J2-11, a single genomic region encodes these proteins:
- a CDS encoding DUF932 domain-containing protein yields the protein MKWNFEYGNARIKDFQVAAERDQRSGKVHVKSIELQGEKLTPTPRFWRSMFIRFGFSESVFRYFDHGEVFQRIAARTPSDTVRFCVERSEKGNPRLLSVSNPKRPVITHDEVIDLVDRYNGDDVDYSNGMITSTHRPRSGDCTFEIGGDHFKHRFVMETPIDGFSQPRIFLSFLRMVCSNGAIGYSRAFRSDVSLGKDIGHCISRALDSYDNGEGYAALRQRFESAQTSWASLHECNSLYKILCKFERSKSFSAESVMPDFHIMTGRLHELYGMANLDALSEKRQRILPAKCRIYDLVNFASEVATHHSDADANRSLQAYIGSLISDEYDMEGTAVESTEFADLLLGESAAALN from the coding sequence ATGAAATGGAACTTCGAATACGGAAATGCCCGGATTAAAGATTTTCAAGTCGCCGCCGAGCGTGACCAGCGCAGCGGCAAAGTTCACGTCAAATCGATCGAGTTGCAGGGGGAGAAGCTGACGCCGACTCCCCGGTTTTGGCGGTCGATGTTCATCCGCTTCGGCTTTTCGGAGAGCGTCTTTCGCTACTTCGATCACGGCGAAGTTTTTCAGCGGATCGCGGCGCGGACTCCCAGCGATACGGTCCGTTTTTGCGTCGAACGGTCTGAGAAGGGAAATCCTCGCTTGCTATCGGTCAGCAATCCCAAACGCCCGGTGATTACGCATGACGAGGTGATCGACCTGGTCGATCGCTATAACGGCGACGACGTCGACTATAGCAACGGCATGATCACCAGCACGCATCGTCCGCGCAGCGGCGACTGCACGTTTGAAATCGGCGGCGATCATTTCAAACATCGGTTTGTGATGGAAACGCCGATCGACGGTTTCAGTCAGCCGCGGATTTTCCTTTCGTTTTTGCGGATGGTCTGCTCCAACGGTGCGATCGGTTATAGCCGCGCATTTCGCAGCGACGTCAGCTTGGGCAAAGACATCGGGCACTGCATTAGCCGCGCGCTCGACAGCTATGATAACGGCGAAGGCTACGCCGCGCTGCGGCAACGGTTTGAAAGTGCGCAAACCTCTTGGGCTTCGCTGCACGAGTGCAATTCACTCTACAAGATCTTGTGCAAATTTGAGCGCAGCAAATCGTTCTCGGCCGAGAGCGTGATGCCGGACTTCCACATAATGACAGGGCGTCTGCACGAACTGTATGGAATGGCGAATCTGGACGCTTTGAGCGAGAAACGGCAACGCATTTTGCCAGCGAAATGTCGGATTTACGATCTGGTCAATTTCGCCAGCGAGGTCGCGACGCACCACAGCGACGCCGACGCCAATCGTAGTCTGCAGGCCTATATCGGTAGCCTGATCTCCGACGAATACGACATGGAAGGGACGGCGGTCGAGTCGACCGAGTTCGCCGATCTGCTGCTGGGCGAGTCGGCCGCGGCCCTCAATTAG
- a CDS encoding helix-turn-helix transcriptional regulator, which produces MARNEQLIRQHKILQILEHSRYGYLLEEIRDDLVNQLGLTSLHVRTVRRDLEALQAAGVDVDSHESPRGRVWKMGTGARGMHKINASATELIALSLGRDLMLPLAGTPFWVGIESFWNKIKEELPDGIWDHYQKFRQVLHVSGVTPKSYKDQEGVLKTINRAIQQHRVVQISYQTLGQPKPKEREIEPYGVVLYQSSIYIVAAAREIEDLETRVRHWKLDRFKKAEALDAYFKPPKDFDLEQHLAQSIGIFASEKPQNFKIRISSFAAAWVREDPWHPEQKIESQADGSVILTVKAANDLEIIPRVLALGAEAEVLSPASCRKAVAERVKRLAEIYKID; this is translated from the coding sequence GTGGCACGCAACGAACAACTGATCCGTCAGCACAAGATTCTGCAGATACTCGAACATTCGCGTTACGGGTATCTGCTGGAAGAGATCCGCGATGATCTGGTCAACCAATTGGGCCTGACGTCGCTGCACGTCCGCACGGTTCGCCGTGATCTAGAAGCGCTGCAAGCGGCCGGAGTCGACGTTGACTCGCACGAGTCGCCCCGCGGGCGCGTTTGGAAGATGGGAACCGGCGCTCGGGGGATGCACAAGATCAACGCATCGGCGACCGAGTTGATCGCGCTGTCACTCGGGCGAGACCTGATGTTGCCGCTGGCCGGCACGCCGTTTTGGGTCGGTATCGAATCGTTCTGGAACAAGATCAAAGAAGAACTGCCTGACGGGATCTGGGACCACTATCAAAAGTTTCGCCAGGTGCTGCACGTCAGCGGCGTCACCCCCAAGTCGTACAAAGATCAAGAAGGCGTTCTGAAAACGATCAATCGAGCGATCCAGCAACATCGCGTCGTGCAGATTTCGTATCAGACGCTCGGTCAACCCAAACCGAAAGAACGCGAAATCGAACCGTACGGCGTGGTCCTCTATCAATCGAGCATCTACATCGTCGCGGCGGCGCGCGAAATTGAAGATCTGGAAACGCGCGTGCGGCACTGGAAGCTCGACCGTTTTAAGAAAGCCGAAGCGCTCGACGCCTATTTCAAGCCGCCGAAAGACTTTGATCTCGAACAACACTTGGCGCAGTCGATCGGCATCTTCGCTTCGGAGAAGCCGCAGAACTTCAAGATCCGGATCAGCAGTTTCGCCGCGGCTTGGGTTCGCGAAGATCCCTGGCACCCAGAACAAAAGATCGAATCGCAAGCAGACGGCAGCGTCATCCTGACGGTCAAAGCGGCGAATGACTTGGAGATCATCCCCCGCGTGCTGGCGCTGGGCGCTGAAGCGGAAGTGTTGTCGCCTGCTTCGTGCCGCAAAGCGGTCGCCGAACGGGTCAAACGTTTGGCGGAGATTTACAAGATCGATTGA
- a CDS encoding flotillin family protein, with protein MLHTSPLFSAIFGVSDGLFWVLVGVALFVMFVFSTMIFIAKQYKRCPSNRVLVIYGRTGKGSAARTVHGGASLVIPLLQDYAYLSLEPVQIDIPLRGALSSENIRVNVPSCFTVAIGTSPGVMDNAAVRLLGLTVGEIRKHSEELIFGQLRQVIASMRIEEINRDRDKLLEHIQSSLEPELNKIGLILINVNITDITDESGYIDAIGQKAASLAIQNARGDVAENLKMGEIRVAEADRAKLVSVALAQKEQIIGTREAERDQSIRVAEMQKEQTIGERTAEFEREAQVKNAERDKRVRIADADATAIEGENLSNAKIAASQAALAVKRAEAYQTGETRKKEAEAAVLEAQNRAMAKAALAEAERVEAEKRALLEAPAKAEKAKMEVDAAAEASKRRILAQADADAIYAKLEAEARGEYEKLAKKGEGLKQIVQACGSSKEAFQLMLLEHLDSLAESSAKAISNIKFDKVVVWEGGGAKDGRSSTADWLSGMAKTLPPMMQVLKDIGGVELPEAFIRYAEDGPEGLAKSVESNGAVATEEKPETEEEDA; from the coding sequence ATGCTTCATACGTCACCACTTTTTTCCGCCATCTTTGGCGTCTCTGACGGCCTGTTTTGGGTTCTCGTCGGCGTAGCGCTGTTCGTGATGTTCGTATTCTCGACGATGATTTTCATCGCGAAACAATACAAACGCTGTCCTTCGAACCGCGTGCTGGTCATCTACGGTCGCACCGGTAAAGGGAGCGCCGCCAGAACGGTCCACGGCGGCGCCTCGCTGGTGATTCCGCTGCTGCAAGACTACGCCTATCTCAGTCTCGAACCGGTGCAGATCGACATTCCGCTCCGCGGCGCCTTGTCGTCCGAAAACATCCGCGTCAACGTACCGAGTTGCTTCACCGTCGCGATCGGCACTTCGCCCGGCGTGATGGACAATGCGGCCGTTCGTTTGCTAGGCCTGACCGTGGGCGAAATTCGCAAGCATTCCGAAGAATTGATCTTCGGTCAGTTGCGTCAGGTCATCGCGTCGATGCGGATTGAAGAAATCAACCGCGACCGCGACAAGCTGCTCGAACATATTCAATCGTCGCTGGAGCCGGAGTTGAACAAGATCGGTTTGATCTTGATCAACGTGAACATTACCGACATCACTGACGAGTCTGGCTACATCGACGCGATCGGCCAAAAAGCGGCTTCGCTGGCGATTCAAAATGCCCGCGGTGACGTCGCCGAAAACTTGAAGATGGGTGAAATTCGGGTCGCGGAAGCGGACAGAGCCAAATTGGTTTCGGTCGCACTGGCCCAAAAGGAACAGATCATCGGCACCCGCGAAGCGGAACGGGATCAGTCGATTCGCGTCGCCGAAATGCAGAAAGAACAGACGATCGGCGAACGAACCGCCGAGTTCGAACGCGAAGCCCAGGTCAAGAACGCCGAGCGTGACAAGCGCGTTCGCATCGCCGACGCCGACGCGACCGCGATCGAAGGAGAAAACCTCTCGAACGCCAAGATCGCCGCCTCGCAAGCCGCGCTGGCCGTGAAGCGGGCCGAAGCGTATCAAACCGGCGAAACGCGCAAAAAAGAAGCGGAAGCGGCGGTGCTCGAAGCCCAAAACCGCGCCATGGCCAAAGCGGCTCTCGCCGAAGCGGAGCGGGTGGAAGCCGAGAAACGGGCGTTGCTAGAAGCTCCCGCGAAAGCCGAAAAAGCGAAGATGGAAGTCGACGCGGCGGCCGAAGCGTCGAAACGACGCATCCTGGCCCAAGCCGACGCCGATGCGATCTACGCCAAGTTAGAAGCCGAAGCTCGCGGCGAATACGAGAAGTTGGCCAAGAAGGGGGAAGGCCTCAAACAGATCGTCCAAGCGTGTGGAAGCTCGAAAGAAGCGTTCCAACTCATGTTGCTCGAACATCTCGACAGCTTGGCCGAATCGTCGGCCAAAGCGATCTCGAACATCAAGTTCGACAAGGTCGTCGTCTGGGAAGGAGGCGGCGCCAAAGATGGCCGCTCCAGCACCGCCGACTGGCTCAGCGGCATGGCCAAAACCTTGCCCCCGATGATGCAAGTGCTAAAAGACATCGGAGGCGTCGAACTGCCCGAAGCGTTCATCCGCTACGCCGAAGATGGCCCCGAAGGCCTGGCCAAATCGGTGGAGTCGAACGGCGCGGTCGCGACCGAGGAGAAGCCGGAAACGGAGGAAGAAGACGCGTAA
- a CDS encoding DEAD/DEAH box helicase, producing MIQHEALLSPAPLFDDALAVTAAPFDESCLDDLFEGAMVDPRPYQLRIASKAISAFEEHRADPFHELSASAASVLVESPTGSGKTVMGLGIAQWMQKHYGLSIGWVSMRRNLLQQAQEENLRRGFDVKLELISMFDKNPPKVDMLIVDEAQHDAASSMANLHCSVRPQYILGLTATPFRSDRVKLCFDTVIKDAGIHQLIQDDYLSRFHHFTIPEYTPEAVAEHYARSPLHWGKSIMFFHRRQQCDVAQTALAAHGIRSEVVTATSDRERQLNDFVAGRVQVLINMSILTEGFDCPDLQTVFCRPSSRACTIQMCGRVFRKHAAHPFKQIVQCRNTPHPILKTATAAEQYVWNGEMWRSLKMNREISKISTRTRQLIAGAEVKLPKLVAAARTSKPFWQQVRESF from the coding sequence ATGATTCAGCACGAAGCTCTCCTCTCCCCTGCCCCGCTGTTCGATGACGCTTTGGCCGTGACTGCGGCGCCGTTTGACGAAAGTTGTTTGGATGATCTGTTTGAGGGCGCGATGGTTGATCCGCGTCCTTACCAATTGCGGATCGCGTCGAAAGCGATCTCCGCGTTTGAAGAACATCGGGCCGATCCGTTTCATGAACTTTCCGCGTCGGCGGCGTCGGTGTTGGTCGAAAGTCCTACCGGCAGCGGCAAGACGGTCATGGGATTGGGGATCGCTCAGTGGATGCAAAAACATTATGGCCTGAGTATCGGCTGGGTTTCGATGCGACGCAATCTGCTGCAGCAAGCCCAGGAAGAAAACCTGCGTAGGGGGTTTGACGTCAAGCTTGAACTCATTTCGATGTTCGACAAAAACCCGCCCAAAGTCGACATGCTGATTGTCGACGAAGCGCAGCACGACGCCGCCAGCAGTATGGCCAATCTGCATTGCTCAGTCCGCCCGCAATACATTTTGGGGCTCACCGCGACCCCGTTTCGCAGCGATCGCGTGAAGCTTTGTTTTGACACGGTGATCAAAGACGCCGGGATTCACCAGCTGATTCAAGATGACTATCTGAGCCGGTTTCACCACTTCACGATCCCCGAATATACGCCGGAAGCGGTCGCCGAACATTATGCCCGCAGCCCGCTGCATTGGGGCAAGTCGATCATGTTCTTCCATCGTCGCCAGCAATGCGACGTCGCCCAAACCGCACTAGCGGCGCACGGGATTCGCAGCGAAGTGGTCACTGCGACCAGTGATCGTGAACGTCAGTTGAACGACTTTGTCGCCGGCCGCGTGCAAGTGCTGATCAACATGAGCATTTTGACCGAAGGGTTCGATTGTCCTGATTTGCAAACGGTCTTTTGTCGACCTTCGAGCCGCGCCTGCACGATTCAGATGTGCGGCCGGGTTTTTCGCAAACATGCGGCTCATCCTTTCAAGCAGATCGTGCAGTGCCGCAACACGCCGCACCCGATCTTGAAAACGGCGACCGCCGCCGAGCAATACGTTTGGAACGGCGAGATGTGGCGCAGTTTGAAGATGAATCGCGAAATCAGCAAGATCAGCACGCGTACGCGACAGTTGATCGCCGGCGCCGAAGTCAAGCTGCCGAAACTGGTCGCCGCGGCTCGCACCTCGAAACCCTTTTGGCAGCAAGTTCGCGAAAGCTTTTAG
- a CDS encoding gamma-glutamylcyclotransferase, translating to MAHEITPFFAYGTLKRGEEREKFWPARPLTVVTAFTQGRLYELGEYPGLAHGEDRIQGELWIFKHRDAASVIKALDEIEDYPRLYGREELRCETFDGQEISATTYLYAHPDKLTEEQRILPDENGVVVWKSQSIL from the coding sequence ATGGCCCACGAAATCACCCCCTTCTTCGCATATGGAACTTTGAAACGGGGCGAAGAGCGCGAAAAATTTTGGCCTGCTCGGCCGCTCACGGTGGTCACCGCGTTCACGCAAGGTCGTCTTTATGAACTGGGCGAATACCCGGGGCTGGCGCACGGCGAAGACCGCATCCAAGGTGAGCTTTGGATTTTCAAGCATCGTGACGCCGCCAGCGTGATCAAGGCGCTCGACGAGATCGAAGATTACCCGCGGCTGTACGGCCGTGAGGAATTACGGTGCGAAACGTTTGACGGGCAAGAGATCAGCGCAACGACTTACCTCTATGCACATCCCGACAAGCTGACCGAAGAACAGCGCATCTTGCCCGACGAAAATGGCGTTGTCGTCTGGAAGTCTCAATCGATCTTGTAA